The DNA window GTTGCGACAGCCCGGATCGACGCACGTCAGCCGTACCGTGCGTATCGGTTGAAACTGTAAAAAGCCATTGTGCGAAAACTGACACTGTTTGAGGGTGCTGTTTTCCGGCGTTAGCTGTAGATATACGAACAGTGCCGGAACGCTAACCGACACCTCTAGGCTAACTTTCGTCAGATTGTTTCGTTCGCTGCATACCGCCGACACAACGTTCACCACAACCGTCGGACGCACCCGCTGTTCCGTGCGTATGTTTTTCAGCTTATCCAGCAGGGCAAAGTTTTCCGCGACCAGTTCGGACTGGTGCTGGTTCGATGTGTTACGGTAGGCGTACAGCAGTACCAGATGGTCGGCAGGATGCAGACCACGCTTGGCCAGATACTCGTACACATCCCACTGGGTAACGAGCCCGATCGAGTTGGCCGTTACCCGCACACTCTCGTAGTGGCGATCGACCGGCCGGAAGCTACCGTACCGATGGATGCGCATCTCCACATTCCACAGTTCCTCAGCGGGTGCTAGTGTATCCCGCACGGCTACCACCTCCAACTTCCGACGCTCGTTCACGAACGCGATCAGATGTTCCGGTGCGAAGATGTCGCGCATCCACACGTGCAGCAGCTTAAACGTGCCGCCGTACTCAATCGACGACCAGGACGGTGCAATCCAGACGTCATTCAGCTGCCAGTAGAGCGCACCCATTGTGCCGTGTTCGAGTCGCCGTGCCCGGTACACCTCCGTTTCCGTTTTCACGATCATCGCCTGAGACAGCTGGCTGAGATAGATCAGTTCCGGCCAGTAATCAGCGTTAGACGTATCCGTCGGAAGTGGCAGATTTTTGCGAATCATCTCCAGAATGGGCTCACTACCGAGCGGGCTGTGTTGGCGATGATTGATCAGCTGAGACAGTTCGGCATGGCCGTAAATACGTGCCTCCGGCCAGCTGGTGAAGGCGGGAAACGATTGAAACCCATACTCCGATACGAATCGCCCACCCCGATACTGTGCGGCATTCCACCCATCCAGGAAGTAGTTGTAGTAATGCACTATAAACATgacgtgaagcaaaaaaaacaaatcatataaattttttaatcaaataataaaGGACTCAACAtgatatttaatatttgttagACATAACACTTTATGAACCTCAAATACCTAGGTTCCTTCTCAGTTTTgggtgttttatattttaaagtcAAATCGCCTCAGTTAATAAAGGACGATCCTGAATAGTGTAATTCCGAGTATTGCCAAGTAtatcaactccggagtaattcgaaGTCAATTACTCCGGAATACTTGCTCCGGAGTCAATTACTCTGGAATAGTTgcttcggagttactccggagtttaATCCGGATTAATGCGGAGTAATTACTTCGGAGTATACTCTGGTTTTTATACATCCAAGTGGGTGTGGCTTCATGAATCTactccggagttcccaccACTAGTCCAGAATGGTTTTACGGGATATTGTGGTGCCTGGACGACTGTTCAAGGATGTCTGTGTTATATCTTACTTTACCAACCTCGGTATTGGTTGAGAGTTGATTCAGTGAATTGCGGGAAAACAGAACGGACGCACAAGCGAGGAGAAAAACGGGAAATAAAAGGATTTGCTAGTGTAAGAAGAAATCTGAGTTTCACTTCTAGGATACAACAGTTTGATGCTGTCCACCATCACGAGATCTCTCGGAGAATACCTGTATATAGGTCCTATATAGTCCCAGTTTCCATCATCCCAACAGGTGTTTCCTTAGTTCTTCAAGTTCCTGCATTAAAGACAAGTTAAATGCCTTTACCATGAAATGTGAATGAATGTTGCGGAAGAAACCCTTTTTTCTAACCACGGCGGTATGGGTAATGGGGCCCCTTTTCTAACTAATTCATTGCCACATCATTGAACCACGTTTACATACAAATCAcaacaatattattttataatataaaatcTTTATATGCCTACATTTTCCATGCCATAAATGTAAGAACTGATTTAAGAGGAGAAAAGAGGAGACGAGGGGAGAGGAGACGAGGGGAGAGGAGAGGAGCGAAGCGTTGTTGAATTACGAGCCTTTTTTCATTCGTGTCTTCAGGAGGAGCGAAGTCTGTGTGTGCTAtgtgtgaaagagagagatgcAAAAGTTGCGATCGGGCGACCGTTTCGGCAATTATCGTTGTGTGGGTGCgtcgtgataacgaagcaggaAGCGATAACCATCATTAGGAAAGGCGAAATTGTGATCAGTATCGATCGGTCAGCAATAGGATAAAGTTATGAAAGAAAAGCACGCGGTACATTGAcaatttttgttggttttttgtgataccaaaaagtgatatcctttCTTTGATTATATAAAGAAAgattagaaaataaattcgCGTGTTCATATTAAGTTAAACAGTGAAGATTAGTTCGTGGTCAAATAATTGCCAGCGTCGGCTTGGGTTTGTGGTAGCGTCAGCTCTCCGTGAAGTAAGTGAAAATCTCCAttgtttaaaagaaaaagggcCCAAAAATCATAAACTGTATTGTTTTCCTAAagtaaatacaaaatattatttgttcattgcattttaaatcgatttcattttccttttgtaaGGAATCTCGCGCGCAAAGCTCGAAAAAACGATTGCAAATAGTGAAAGACGCTTAGAGTGCGTTTACCTTTTGTACGAACTCTTTTGTGATTGACTAATCCTCCATTGCAGTTTCGGACCTAACGGTATCGGCTTACGTCGTGGTTCGGGGCGACAATACGATTTTTTCTACTTTGCATGATTTGTTATCATTGTGTGGGTGAGAGTaaggaaatttaaaatcaagtgcgtaattattaaaatgcaaattatttgcatttgtgtagTGAAGTGAAATTTGTCAACGAGTGGTTGGTACAAATCAACGaagttttgattatttttttggtgaataaaaaGTGATGTGTATTTTCTCAATAAGCTTCCTGATTATTGCGTAAAATCGTGTATAttaaaatgtggccattgtaggcaaaaattaggttttaaatgtgccaaagcgcCATTTTAGTGCGAATGTAAAAAATGCGTAAAAAATgcaagtttttgttgtttttgggtgtaaaaaaaagttatgttcaTTTCACAATGAGCTTTTTGCTTATTGCTTGAAATCGTGTTTAGAAAAATCTGGCCTGGAAAAATGAGCCAAAGGGCCATTTTAGTGTGAATGTAAAAAAtgcgtaaaaaaaatgtaagttttcgtggtttttgggtggaaaaaagttttgttgaTTTCCCAATGAGCTTCCTGCTTATTTCCTAAATTTGTGTATCGAAAGATGTGGCCATTCTaggcgagaaaaaaagaagaaaatggcagtgtataaaagaaaaatggccgCAAAGAAGCAGTTTTGCAGAAGAAGCAGGAGCAGTTACATTTACCCGGGTAAGTAAATGCTAAATGCCGTGTATTTTGTGTACCACTTTTGTATTGGCAAGGTCCACCCCAAATAGCTATTCCGTCTAAAGCCTCCAAAGgccttgatccgccactggcGATAGTGTAGAacagacatgtcaaacatatGGCCGTATGTCTTTGAAGTCCGCAAGGACTTTGAATCCGGACCgcgaaggaaaaacgaaaacatcgATTATTATCTGGCTTGGGTGAGGTTTAGCTTGGCAAATTGGGGGAAAATTGaggaataatttttatatgttgtgTGTATACTTTTTAACATTTAAGTAACACGCTCTTGAATCCCTCTTGAAGTCCAAACAACAGTTGAATTTGTTCAACTGCCCGCAAgatagtttttgtttgcaaaccgcCCCATAagccaaaatgagtttgacatcactggtGTAGAACTTCAAGGAGTAGAGAAAGGAAGGAACATTGAGGTTATTGTGAAGAGATCTCTAGTCTAATCTATTATTCGACGTTGAAAGCCTTCTCAAGAAGTGTAAATCTTAACAGAGAGCTTAAATCGCCCAAATTGAGAAATTTCTGATCCCATTCAACAGATTAGGAACACCTGAAGGATGTTCAGATGTGTATATGGGAACAGCACGAGTCTTTCACTAGACAGGATCGGTACGAAAACCAATCTGTACCGGGTTCAACGTTGCTAAAATTTGACTATCGACCTATTTAGTTTAAGTATAGTCAAATAATGTCCAAAAATTGTACTCCACAAGACCTCCCAAGGCTCTAGTACCAAACACGAAAACCAAGAAAGACATTAGAATTTAGATAAAAAATGACTAGGAAAGCATTTTGAGTAGTTCTTATATTCCCGCTACGGTAGTGATGGAATAATGGAAGAGTTACGTTACTCACCATCGCCGTATAACGGATCCTGTGGGTTGGTGGCGATGTAACGCTCCTTTATCGACTGATAACCGTTGGACGGTGAGGAGAGTAACACCTCGCGCCATCTATCGTTCTGTTCCACCGTCGGCAATACCGTACGGACGTACAGCTCCACATACTGTTCATAGTAGTCGGTGTAGTTAGCGTCCGTTTTGTACCAGTTCTGTCGCAGTGCGACCTCGTTCTCGTTGTTGGTCGCCCACACCGCTACACTCGGATGGTGCTGGATCCGGCGCACGTTCTGCCGCACCTCGTCCTTTACCGTGCGCAGAAAGTCCGCATCGGTCGGGTACATCGAGCAGGCGAACATGAGATCATGCCAGATGAGTATACCGAGCTCGTCCGCCATACGGTAAAAGTGGTCACTCTCGTACAGTCCACCGCCCCAGACCCGCAGCATGTTCATATGTGCGTCCCGTGCGGCGTACAGCAGAAACTTCActgatttggtttttgggggagaatGTAAAATAGAGGTGTGTAGATAAGTAAACAAACGTAATAGGATTACACTATGCAACCCGTACACTGTGGCTTCTGTTTATAGTGTAGGGTTATGCGCGGCAACTCACCATAGTTGACGTCGTACGAACGCTCCGGTAGTACCGACGAGGGTATCCAGTTGGAACCCTTCGCAAAGATTGGCACATCGTTAACCTTGAAGTAAAACATCAACCCATCCGGTTTTGGGTCCTGCCTCAGTTCCACTGTCCGGAACCCAATCCGGATCACCTTCTCCGAGATCATTGTATCCGGATTCGCAAGTTTAACACCGTTGACGGCATCATCCTCCCAGCGTACGTACAGACTGTATAGTGCCTGTTTGCCGAACCCATTGGGCCACCATCGTTCCACCGAGTCCTTGCGTACGGTTAGACGATGCTCCACCAACAACTCACCGTTCGCGTCAGTTTTGTTCACAACCGCTAGTGTTTCCTCACTTTCATTTACCAGCGGTACACCACTACAAATAGAGCCCAAAATAAGGTATATATAAGTATTTGTCGATTTGCCCACCTTTGTAATACTTTGGTAACGATACCCCGGTACATGATCTTAAACGCTAAAACTCCTTTCAGTTTAGCGCTGGCGAGTCCCGTCTCGAGATACACACCAACGAATACCGTCCAATGTTCAAGGGACTCCTTGCTTAAGACTGTCGCCACTGTTAAATCCCGGATCAACGCCGAGCTGTAATACTCCAACCGGACCGGCTTCCAGATACCCATCGATGGTGCTGCCAAGCCCCAGTCCCAAGCGAAGCTGGCTTGCATCTTACGGATAAGATTGACATGACATTGACCATGGTACATGTTCGGTGGACAGGTGGGTACGATCGGTAGTGAACGGTCTTTGGCACGCTGACGCGCCTCAACTACTGGGGACCGAAACTGAAGCCGTAATTCCCGCGTATCTCCGTCACACTGAAAGGGTAgtggaccaaaaacaccaaaaaagagGAGAATAATTAACATCCTATCTGTGCTTAACCTCTCTTGATGAAACTTACCAACTCCTTCACGTCGTACCGGTACCGGACGAACATGTTCTCAGTTGAGCCAAGGTGTGTATCACCAAGGTACACACTAGCAAACGTATCCACACCGTGAAACGTTAGCAGAACGTACCGATACTCTTCCGCCAGACCTACAGATACAAGTAAGCCAAGGTGATTAAAGGTTGAGGTATGATGTGATGCATCTACCAGTGAAACACTCACACGACAGGTTGGTCCGGTAAATCCAATCCGTCTCACCGACCCAGCTCGTGTTGACATCGTTGTAGTCCTCCAGCAGTGAGCCGATCACCATGCTGTGCTCCAGTGCCGTGTACACGCCCGAAGGTAACGTTTGATTCGGTATGACGTACACTAGACGGacgtcattttgtttgttttacagaAAGAGTCTTTATTACCTCTGCAAAACCTTGTCTGCTCCACTTTTCTGGGATGCACCGGGTACTTACCTTCCTTTGTGTCCTGTATCTGCCACAGCAGCTCGAGATCCAGCTCGGCGGAACGTTTCGACGTGACGTGTTGATTGAGCATGATCGTCACCAGCAGCAGGATAACAAACAGGAAGAACTTGAGTGCATCCAGCATGATGCGTTATGGCAAACAAACGTTCGTTTGCGTTGAATGttgaagtgtgtgtttgtgtgtatgctttCTCTTAAGCAAATGATGGTTGCAGGACGTTAACGAAGGTCATCCAGTAACACTTTCTCGTGATTCTTGACACACATAAGGGAGGCGGGAGTTTCGCCCACAAACAAATTCTTCTTGGAACGATGCGAAATCTTCCCGTTTGCAGCACTAACTAAACTGAACTATTCCGTTCGCTTATCGTTAAAACGTTCCGTGCCACTCAGTGGCTCTGTTTGGTTTGACCACTCGATGGGATTACTGGCTGATAGTGTGTGGAACCGTGCGAAGATCAATGGGTTTTATTATCTGCTACCAGAAGAGTGTTCACCAGTTGTTCTACGCGTAAcaccactctctctctctctctcgttcttcACTtcaatctttcttttttattctctaaCGCTGTACAGCAGCTCATAAAACAGTAGCCAACTATCTCTATTGGCGGCAATCAAAGCGTTTGCGCGTACTTAACCTCACTTTCACCATGAACCGGTGTAGTTGAGCCAATCCGCTCCACAGTGCTGCAGTTGCTCGCGGTAAACAAATAGCAAATGATGATCTTCGCCGATACCGGCCGAAAGCGCAATAACGCTACGAGCTCGCAAAACTGAACCACTAACGAGCTCGAACAGTCGTCGACTGATGACGCGAAGTACGGTTTGTACCTTCGGTAGATGATACACGCGTACGTTTGCACATTTACCGGTCTATTGCATTGTCTGTAATACCCTTACCGTACGGACATACCACTACCGACGTTCTGCGTCTAATCATGATCCATCGGATTTAACCTTTCTACAGGAACAGTGGACGTAATGATTGTAAGCGCATTCCTTACTTTGGAACATTCTTCTTACCACTTATTGGGTGCAATATCAAAATcccgtttgcttttttgcgtTAAAAAcatatcatattttattttaaaatcaatacTCAATCAATTTCCACTAGTTGggtaaaataaagtttaagaCTTTCAGCAACAGCGTACACTGTTTTGTTGAAATCCCAACCACATGAATCGCCCAAAGGGATTAAGCTTAACAGCGTCGGAACCTTCGGTTCCCACTTTTTTCCACCGAAACGGTCAGATTAATTGGGGGCTGGCCTATGAGTCTCTTGCCCTGAAATCCGGTACGATTTGCAGGCATTCAGGCGTTTATGGTAAAACATTTCTCCCCCCGGCCCCAC is part of the Anopheles funestus chromosome X, idAnoFuneDA-416_04, whole genome shotgun sequence genome and encodes:
- the LOC125766051 gene encoding beta-mannosidase; the encoded protein is MLDALKFFLFVILLLVTIMLNQHVTSKRSAELDLELLWQIQDTKEVYVIPNQTLPSGVYTALEHSMVIGSLLEDYNDVNTSWVGETDWIYRTNLSCLAEEYRYVLLTFHGVDTFASVYLGDTHLGSTENMFVRYRYDVKELCDGDTRELRLQFRSPVVEARQRAKDRSLPIVPTCPPNMYHGQCHVNLIRKMQASFAWDWGLAAPSMGIWKPVRLEYYSSALIRDLTVATVLSKESLEHWTVFVGVYLETGLASAKLKGVLAFKIIGVPLVNESEETLAVVNKTDANGELLVEHRLTVRKDSVERWWPNGFGKQALYSLYVRWEDDAVNGVKLANPDTMISEKVIRIGFRTVELRQDPKPDGLMFYFKVNDVPIFAKGSNWIPSSVLPERSYDVNYVKFLLYAARDAHMNMLRVWGGGLYESDHFYRMADELGILIWHDLMFACSMYPTDADFLRTVKDEVRQNVRRIQHHPSVAVWATNNENEVALRQNWYKTDANYTDYYEQYVELYVRTVLPTVEQNDRWREVLLSSPSNGYQSIKERYIATNPQDPLYGDVHYYNYFLDGWNAAQYRGGRFVSEYGFQSFPAFTSWPEARIYGHAELSQLINHRQHSPLGSEPILEMIRKNLPLPTDTSNADYWPELIYLSQLSQAMIVKTETEVYRARRLEHGTMGALYWQLNDVWIAPSWSSIEYGGTFKLLHVWMRDIFAPEHLIAFVNERRKLEVVAVRDTLAPAEELWNVEMRIHRYGSFRPVDRHYESVRVTANSIGLVTQWDVYEYLAKRGLHPADHLVLLYAYRNTSNQHQSELVAENFALLDKLKNIRTEQRVRPTVVVNVVSAVCSERNNLTKVSLEVSVSVPALFVYLQLTPENSTLKQCQFSHNGFLQFQPIRTVRLTCVDPGCRNKIQARDITIRTVNDLLVR